Proteins from a single region of Pseudodesulfovibrio portus:
- a CDS encoding type II toxin-antitoxin system HipA family toxin: MPTDKTYVYIHLGGEFVPAGLLTMHQDGREVVSAFAYGRRYLERRDAAPVDPLQLPLGQAEYHAGGVFRAFQDASPDGWGRHLLDRAAERDGLVPSEFDYLTVLNQEDRIGALAFGPDLNGPRPATPVWRPEEIPGDRLNLASMLRDADAVLNHEALPADQRRFLIRGSSVGGAQPKAAVEYEGRSWIAKFSRELEEWPTCRIELAAMRLAAKCRIRVPECRVVDVGGRDVFLAARFDRGGNPPMRHHFLSAMTLTGADDMTDGTYGDIALALRRFGMAGHLKADLEELFRRMVFNILCNNWDDHLKNHGFLYDTASGKWRLSPAYDIVPQPQRDGDDASRLTLGIGKQGRVATLDNALSRCADFDLDLPKAREIALGMAALVRENWQGENEMAGVPEAKIRLIEEAYRVALLEGG; this comes from the coding sequence ATGCCCACGGACAAAACCTACGTCTATATCCATCTTGGCGGCGAATTCGTCCCGGCGGGACTGCTGACCATGCACCAGGACGGCCGGGAGGTGGTCTCCGCCTTCGCCTATGGTCGGCGTTACCTGGAACGAAGGGATGCCGCACCCGTTGATCCGCTCCAACTGCCGCTGGGACAGGCCGAATATCATGCAGGGGGCGTGTTCCGGGCCTTTCAGGACGCCAGCCCGGACGGATGGGGCCGCCACTTGCTGGATCGGGCTGCGGAACGGGACGGGCTCGTCCCCTCGGAATTCGACTACCTGACCGTCCTGAACCAGGAAGACCGCATCGGCGCGCTCGCCTTCGGCCCGGATCTGAATGGCCCGCGCCCGGCGACCCCTGTCTGGCGACCCGAGGAAATCCCCGGCGACCGCCTTAACCTGGCCTCCATGCTCCGGGACGCGGATGCGGTCCTCAACCACGAGGCCCTGCCCGCCGACCAACGGCGCTTTCTGATTCGCGGCTCGTCCGTGGGCGGCGCACAGCCCAAGGCGGCCGTGGAGTACGAGGGCAGGTCCTGGATCGCCAAGTTTTCGCGGGAGCTGGAAGAGTGGCCGACCTGCCGCATCGAGTTGGCGGCCATGCGGCTGGCCGCGAAATGCCGTATCCGTGTTCCCGAATGCCGGGTGGTGGACGTGGGCGGACGGGACGTATTCCTGGCCGCTCGGTTCGACCGGGGCGGGAACCCGCCCATGCGTCACCACTTCCTGTCGGCCATGACGCTCACCGGGGCCGACGACATGACGGACGGGACCTACGGCGACATCGCCTTGGCCCTGCGCCGTTTCGGAATGGCGGGCCACCTCAAGGCCGACCTTGAAGAGCTGTTCCGCCGCATGGTCTTCAACATCCTGTGCAACAACTGGGACGACCACCTCAAGAACCACGGCTTCCTCTACGACACCGCAAGCGGCAAATGGCGGCTCTCACCCGCCTACGACATCGTGCCGCAACCCCAGCGCGACGGCGACGACGCCAGCCGCCTGACCCTGGGCATCGGCAAACAGGGCCGGGTTGCTACGCTCGACAACGCGTTGTCACGGTGTGCTGATTTCGATCTCGATTTGCCCAAGGCCCGGGAAATCGCCCTGGGCATGGCCGCATTGGTGCGCGAAAACTGGCAGGGAGAGAATGAGATGGCAGGTGTGCCGGAAGCGAAAATCCGGCTGATCGAGGAGGCGTACCGGGTTGCCCTTTTGGAAGGGGGATAA
- a CDS encoding TRAP transporter small permease, translating into MESQCILPKDPEGGRFAVVDRILISALRTICVASFALLFLLLSGNVFVRYVPVAAFFWFDEVVEWAFAWMVFFGAAALWAREDHFKLKWVSDKLEGTLRGHLLSILVEVLSLGFIAVFFYQSFRLTAMAQDWTPVFNIPRKCLYICMPISGGIMVLYSMRTLLREVKKIMTLATTKG; encoded by the coding sequence ATGGAATCACAGTGCATATTACCCAAGGACCCCGAAGGCGGGCGGTTCGCCGTGGTGGACCGCATCCTGATCTCCGCCCTGCGCACCATCTGCGTCGCCAGCTTCGCGCTGCTCTTCCTGCTGCTGTCCGGCAACGTGTTCGTGCGCTACGTGCCCGTGGCCGCCTTTTTCTGGTTCGACGAGGTCGTGGAATGGGCCTTTGCCTGGATGGTCTTCTTCGGCGCGGCCGCCCTGTGGGCGCGGGAGGACCACTTCAAGCTCAAATGGGTCAGCGACAAGCTCGAAGGAACCCTGCGCGGCCACCTGCTGTCCATCCTGGTGGAGGTGCTTTCACTGGGCTTCATCGCGGTCTTCTTCTACCAGAGCTTCCGCTTGACGGCCATGGCCCAGGACTGGACCCCGGTCTTCAACATCCCCCGGAAATGCCTGTACATCTGCATGCCCATCTCGGGCGGCATCATGGTCCTCTATTCCATGCGCACCCTGCTGCGCGAGGTGAAAAAGATCATGACCCTTGCGACCACAAAGGGATAA
- a CDS encoding TRAP transporter large permease yields the protein MTTLLIFCVLIGLILLGVPVAVAMGLTAVFTFISMGQADILTMVAQRMYASTTSFTLLAIPFFILAGNLMNTGGITERIFRFARALVGHIWGGLGQVNVIASMIFSGMSGAAVADAAGLGMIEMKAMKDNGYEWKFSAAITAASSTIGPVIPPSIPLVIYGYLTEVSVGRLFLAGVIPGALMGLALMVAVYFVSKHRRYPRDKRAAFREIWESGKGAALPLLTPTLIVGGILSGQFTPTEASVVACVYALFLGLVVYRSIRFRDLPNIFWDTLTHTIRIMFIIASAGFFGWLLILNRIPVQVIDGMASLSAHGSIVMLIIIFILLLFGCFLEGIAVLLITIPIFQKIIVHYAIDPVQFGVVMTLASMIGLLTPPVGMCLYAVSSITKLSIGELSREMWPYLTGIFLVLLAVAFVPQISLWLPNLIMGQ from the coding sequence ATGACAACGCTGTTGATTTTTTGCGTGCTTATCGGGCTGATTCTCCTGGGGGTGCCGGTGGCCGTGGCCATGGGCCTGACCGCCGTGTTCACCTTCATCTCCATGGGCCAGGCCGATATCCTGACCATGGTTGCCCAGCGCATGTACGCGTCCACCACGTCGTTCACGCTGCTGGCCATCCCGTTCTTCATTCTGGCGGGCAACCTGATGAACACCGGCGGGATCACGGAGCGGATATTCCGTTTCGCCCGCGCCCTGGTGGGGCACATCTGGGGAGGCCTGGGCCAGGTCAACGTCATAGCCAGCATGATCTTTTCCGGCATGTCCGGGGCCGCCGTGGCCGACGCCGCCGGTCTGGGCATGATCGAGATGAAGGCCATGAAGGACAACGGGTACGAGTGGAAGTTCTCGGCGGCCATCACCGCCGCCTCGTCCACCATCGGCCCGGTCATTCCGCCTTCCATCCCGCTGGTCATCTACGGCTACCTGACCGAGGTGTCCGTGGGCAGGCTTTTCCTGGCGGGCGTGATTCCCGGCGCGCTCATGGGGCTGGCGCTCATGGTGGCCGTGTATTTCGTCTCCAAACACCGCAGGTACCCGCGCGACAAGCGGGCCGCCTTCAGGGAAATATGGGAGAGCGGCAAGGGAGCGGCCCTGCCGCTGCTGACCCCGACGCTCATCGTGGGCGGTATTCTGAGCGGGCAGTTCACGCCCACCGAGGCCTCGGTGGTGGCCTGCGTGTACGCGCTCTTCCTCGGCCTGGTGGTCTATCGTTCCATCCGGTTCAGGGACCTGCCGAACATTTTCTGGGACACCCTGACCCACACCATCCGGATCATGTTCATCATCGCCTCTGCCGGGTTCTTCGGCTGGCTGCTGATATTGAACCGCATCCCGGTCCAGGTCATCGACGGCATGGCCTCGCTCTCGGCCCACGGTTCCATCGTGATGCTGATCATCATTTTCATCCTGCTTCTGTTCGGCTGCTTCCTGGAGGGGATCGCCGTCCTGCTCATCACCATCCCCATCTTCCAGAAGATCATCGTCCACTATGCCATCGACCCGGTCCAGTTCGGCGTGGTCATGACGCTCGCGTCCATGATCGGCCTGCTGACCCCGCCTGTGGGCATGTGCCTGTATGCGGTGTCGAGCATAACCAAGCTGTCCATCGGCGAGCTGTCGCGTGAGATGTGGCCCTACCTGACGGGCATCTTCCTCGTGCTCCTGGCCGTGGCCTTTGTGCCGCAGATTTCCCTGTGGCTTCCCAACCTGATCATGGGGCAGTAG
- a CDS encoding TRAP transporter substrate-binding protein: protein MKKVLLSLFVMMAFLVVSGGAQAKMVLKLGHYANAEHAGNKAAIMFAENVAKRTGGEITVELYPNNELGNPPEVLEQNVLGVIDMSLPTQGQLAKYSKKFGCVMLPFAYEGYDHAYKVLDGPFIEWAGKDLENAGLIFLANWEWGFRNLTNSVHPVNTPDDVKGLKIRTPPELSNQSAMEALGGTVQTIQFSELPMALKQGVVDGQENPVSVIYSYKIYETQKYLAMTGHTYNSMVHVISKKTWDKLTSEQQNILKEESKKAGDYMRQSLRDAEVDQIKKLEALGMEVTYPDVALFKAKMGPAYERMKTSVGAENLAYFLKILEQAK from the coding sequence ATGAAAAAGGTTCTGTTGTCATTATTTGTCATGATGGCTTTCCTGGTCGTCAGCGGAGGCGCACAGGCGAAGATGGTTCTCAAACTCGGCCATTACGCCAATGCCGAGCACGCGGGGAACAAGGCGGCGATCATGTTCGCCGAGAACGTGGCCAAGCGGACGGGCGGCGAGATCACCGTCGAGCTCTACCCCAACAACGAGCTGGGCAACCCGCCCGAGGTCCTGGAGCAGAACGTCCTGGGCGTCATCGACATGAGCCTGCCGACCCAGGGTCAGCTGGCCAAGTATTCCAAGAAGTTCGGCTGCGTCATGCTGCCTTTCGCCTACGAGGGCTACGACCACGCCTACAAGGTCCTGGACGGCCCCTTCATCGAGTGGGCGGGCAAGGACCTGGAAAACGCCGGTCTCATCTTCCTGGCCAACTGGGAATGGGGCTTCCGCAACCTGACCAACTCCGTGCATCCCGTGAACACGCCCGACGACGTCAAGGGCCTCAAAATCCGCACGCCGCCGGAACTGTCCAACCAGTCCGCGATGGAAGCCCTGGGCGGCACCGTTCAGACCATCCAGTTCTCCGAGCTGCCCATGGCCCTGAAGCAGGGCGTTGTGGACGGCCAGGAAAACCCGGTCAGCGTCATCTACTCCTACAAGATCTACGAGACCCAGAAGTATCTCGCCATGACCGGCCATACCTACAACTCCATGGTCCACGTCATCAGCAAGAAGACCTGGGACAAGCTGACCTCCGAGCAGCAGAATATCCTGAAGGAAGAAAGCAAGAAGGCCGGCGACTACATGCGCCAGTCCCTGCGCGACGCCGAAGTCGATCAGATCAAGAAGCTCGAAGCGTTGGGCATGGAAGTGACCTATCCCGACGTGGCCCTGTTCAAGGCCAAGATGGGCCCCGCCTACGAGCGGATGAAGACCTCGGTCGGTGCTGAAAACCTCGCTTACTTCTTGAAGATTCTGGAACAGGCGAAGTAA
- a CDS encoding FkbM family methyltransferase: MLKQFMEFPLPISRKLKLSVLKRMLPPESTEFIVDATYCGAHMTLDLLDGPQRAIYQHDGAEKFMLHFLRDYLRTLPGPQTFLDIGANAGNHTFFMADHADRVFAFEPQHSLSSRLKDIVNAHPHLGNVTVCDFALGTEDKTDYIYDVGKCSGARSIIRNHADDAVAEEISIRHGDTVVRELGIESIAAVKIDVEGYEPLVLTGLAETLDKHRPVIVFEHSEANRDSYDGFEGMKKLFPDNYDFFQFDRRGAYRYHNARRGFYTVFPFRYDQPVNIIATGGVANLIACPREAAIPQTNFTPWPFETRKR, translated from the coding sequence ATGCTCAAACAATTCATGGAGTTCCCACTGCCCATCTCCCGAAAGCTCAAGCTTTCGGTGCTCAAGCGGATGCTCCCCCCCGAAAGCACGGAGTTCATCGTGGACGCCACCTACTGCGGCGCGCACATGACGCTGGACCTGCTGGACGGCCCGCAGCGCGCCATCTACCAGCACGACGGGGCCGAAAAATTCATGCTCCACTTCCTGCGCGACTACCTGCGGACCCTGCCCGGGCCGCAGACCTTCCTGGACATCGGGGCCAATGCGGGCAACCACACCTTTTTCATGGCCGACCACGCGGACCGGGTGTTCGCCTTCGAACCCCAGCACAGCCTGAGCAGCCGCCTGAAGGACATCGTCAACGCCCATCCCCACCTGGGCAACGTCACTGTCTGCGACTTCGCCCTGGGAACCGAGGACAAGACGGACTACATCTATGACGTGGGCAAGTGTTCCGGGGCCCGATCCATCATCCGCAACCACGCCGACGACGCCGTGGCCGAGGAAATCTCCATCCGCCACGGAGACACGGTCGTACGGGAACTCGGAATCGAGTCCATCGCCGCCGTCAAGATCGACGTGGAAGGGTATGAGCCCCTGGTCCTGACCGGGCTGGCCGAAACCCTGGACAAGCACCGACCGGTCATCGTCTTCGAACACTCCGAGGCCAACCGGGACTCCTACGACGGCTTCGAGGGCATGAAGAAGCTCTTCCCGGACAACTACGACTTCTTCCAGTTCGACCGGCGGGGGGCCTACCGCTACCACAACGCGCGCCGGGGTTTCTACACGGTCTTCCCCTTCCGCTACGACCAGCCCGTGAACATCATCGCCACGGGAGGCGTGGCCAACCTCATCGCCTGCCCCAGGGAGGCGGCCATCCCGCAAACCAACTTCACGCCCTGGCCCTTTGAAACGCGGAAGCGGTAG
- a CDS encoding BMP family lipoprotein — MRKWLLAAFLVFTLALPAQAAQTVVGFITGASGLGDLSFNDMAYGGIRRAQQEYNFKLIILKPDKSGVTTPEGVLSVVGQSDIIVLLGAQHEQQTRQAALANPEKKFIYIELPVEGAPNISSVMFNQNEGSFLAGALAALVSKTGKIGFVGGTREPPVMAFEQGYREGAAYADPDVEVLAEYISPAGDFSGFGDPEKGHDITMKQYDQGADIVFAVAGLSGNGVIEAARRSGKFAIGVDSDQDSLAKGSVLTSMMKRLDVAAYAELKAALENRFTPGVTRYGLANDGVALTEMKYTRHLIPADVFDKIEDITRKIVSGKLKVTNLLPSN; from the coding sequence ATGCGGAAATGGTTGTTGGCTGCATTTTTGGTATTCACCCTGGCGCTTCCTGCACAGGCTGCACAGACGGTGGTCGGCTTCATCACGGGCGCTTCCGGGCTCGGCGACCTGTCCTTCAACGACATGGCTTACGGCGGCATCCGCCGGGCGCAGCAGGAATACAACTTCAAGCTGATCATCCTGAAGCCCGACAAGAGCGGCGTGACGACTCCCGAAGGCGTCCTGAGCGTGGTCGGGCAGTCGGACATCATCGTCCTCCTTGGTGCCCAGCACGAGCAACAGACCCGGCAGGCGGCCCTGGCCAACCCCGAAAAGAAATTCATCTACATCGAGCTGCCGGTGGAAGGCGCTCCCAACATCTCCAGCGTCATGTTCAACCAAAACGAGGGCTCGTTCCTGGCCGGGGCACTGGCCGCGCTGGTCTCCAAGACGGGCAAGATCGGCTTTGTGGGCGGCACGAGAGAACCGCCGGTCATGGCCTTTGAACAGGGATACCGGGAAGGCGCGGCCTATGCCGATCCCGACGTCGAGGTCCTGGCGGAATACATCTCGCCCGCAGGGGATTTCTCGGGCTTCGGCGACCCGGAAAAGGGACACGACATCACCATGAAGCAGTACGACCAGGGCGCGGACATCGTCTTTGCCGTTGCCGGGCTGTCCGGCAACGGGGTCATCGAGGCAGCGCGCCGCTCAGGGAAATTCGCCATCGGGGTGGACTCCGACCAGGACTCCCTGGCCAAGGGTTCCGTCCTGACCAGCATGATGAAGCGGCTGGACGTTGCCGCCTACGCGGAACTGAAGGCGGCCCTGGAAAACCGCTTCACCCCCGGGGTCACCCGATACGGGCTGGCCAACGACGGCGTGGCCCTGACCGAAATGAAATACACCCGCCACCTGATCCCGGCGGACGTCTTCGACAAAATCGAGGACATCACCCGAAAGATCGTGTCCGGCAAACTCAAGGTGACCAACCTGCTGCCGAGCAACTAA